One genomic region from Conexibacter woesei DSM 14684 encodes:
- the glmS gene encoding glutamine--fructose-6-phosphate transaminase (isomerizing) codes for MCGIVGYVGARPVQGLLLAALERLEYRGYDSAGIATLFADRLDSVRAVGNLQALRSAVARAANGNGAGAGSNGSATAVAVAEPSTGIGHTRWATHGRVCERNAHPHMDEAGRIHIVVNGIVENYLTLKRELTARGCAFASETDAEVIAHVIARHYDGDLPAAVQAAYGELVGHFAFVAMATGEPGVLVGARRECPLVVGRGDGEQFLASAVPAFLEHTRQVQFIENGELVVLRPDGAEFRSAATGEVVEREIVEVDWDAETAEKGGYETFMLKEIHEQPQAIAETIADRTARGVGVDLGDLGAIDDAFLRDVRRIVVVACGTSYHAGLIGRYAIERWARVPVEMDIASEYRYRDPVVGPYDLVVGISQSGETADTLAAMRLARESGATVLAITNVMGSQVTRDADGVLFTRAGLEIGVAATKTFVAQVAAMYLLALRLAELRGTLPAARLRELIAELKRVPGSVAALLERGDDDVQAIARRHYKAEFFLYLGRHIGLPVALEGALKLKEISYIATDAYAAGEMKHGPIALLDDDTPVVCVATDSPVLEKLISNIQEVRVRGAHVIAVATAGNDELQEHADEIVAVPATDWMLAPLLAVIPLQLLAYRVARLRGLDVDQPRNLAKTVTVE; via the coding sequence ATGTGCGGCATCGTCGGCTACGTCGGCGCCCGGCCGGTCCAGGGTCTGCTGCTCGCCGCGCTCGAGCGGCTCGAGTACCGCGGCTACGACAGCGCGGGCATCGCCACCCTCTTTGCCGACCGGCTCGACTCGGTGCGAGCGGTCGGGAACCTGCAGGCGCTGCGCAGCGCGGTCGCGCGCGCGGCGAACGGCAACGGCGCCGGCGCCGGGTCGAACGGCTCCGCGACGGCGGTCGCGGTCGCCGAGCCGAGCACCGGCATCGGCCACACGCGCTGGGCGACCCACGGCCGCGTCTGCGAGCGCAACGCGCACCCGCACATGGACGAGGCGGGACGGATCCACATCGTCGTCAACGGGATCGTCGAGAACTACCTGACGCTCAAGCGCGAGCTGACCGCGCGCGGCTGCGCCTTCGCCTCGGAGACCGACGCGGAGGTGATCGCGCACGTGATCGCGCGTCACTACGACGGCGACCTGCCCGCGGCGGTCCAGGCGGCGTACGGCGAGCTGGTCGGCCACTTCGCGTTCGTCGCGATGGCGACCGGCGAGCCGGGCGTGCTCGTCGGCGCGCGGCGCGAGTGCCCGCTCGTCGTCGGGCGCGGCGACGGCGAGCAGTTCCTCGCCTCCGCCGTGCCCGCGTTCCTGGAGCACACGCGCCAGGTCCAGTTCATCGAGAACGGCGAGCTGGTCGTGCTGCGCCCGGACGGCGCCGAGTTCCGCTCCGCGGCGACCGGGGAGGTGGTCGAGCGCGAGATCGTCGAGGTCGACTGGGACGCCGAGACCGCCGAGAAGGGCGGCTACGAGACGTTCATGCTGAAGGAGATCCACGAGCAGCCGCAGGCGATCGCCGAGACGATCGCCGACCGCACGGCGCGCGGCGTCGGCGTCGACCTCGGCGACCTCGGCGCGATCGACGACGCCTTCCTGCGCGACGTGCGGCGGATCGTCGTCGTCGCCTGCGGGACCTCCTACCACGCGGGCCTGATCGGCCGCTACGCGATCGAGCGGTGGGCGCGGGTCCCGGTCGAGATGGACATCGCGTCCGAGTACCGCTACCGCGATCCGGTCGTCGGCCCGTACGACCTCGTCGTCGGGATCTCGCAGTCGGGCGAGACGGCCGACACTCTCGCCGCGATGCGGCTCGCGAGAGAGAGCGGCGCGACGGTGCTGGCGATCACGAACGTGATGGGCTCGCAGGTCACCCGCGACGCCGACGGCGTCCTCTTCACGCGCGCGGGGCTGGAGATCGGCGTCGCCGCGACGAAGACGTTCGTCGCGCAGGTCGCCGCGATGTACCTGCTCGCGCTGCGGCTCGCCGAGCTGCGCGGGACGCTGCCGGCGGCGCGGCTGCGCGAGCTGATCGCGGAGCTGAAGCGCGTGCCCGGTTCCGTCGCGGCGCTGCTGGAGCGCGGCGACGACGACGTCCAGGCGATCGCGCGGCGCCACTACAAGGCGGAGTTCTTCCTCTACCTCGGCCGCCACATCGGCCTCCCGGTCGCGCTCGAAGGCGCGCTGAAGCTGAAGGAGATCTCCTACATCGCGACGGACGCGTACGCCGCCGGCGAGATGAAGCACGGCCCGATCGCGCTGCTCGACGACGACACCCCCGTCGTCTGCGTCGCGACCGACTCGCCCGTGCTGGAGAAGCTGATCTCGAACATCCAGGAGGTGCGCGTCCGCGGCGCACACGTGATCGCCGTCGCGACCGCCGGCAACGACGAGCTGCAGGAGCACGCCGACGAGATCGTCGCCGTCCCCGCGACCGACTGGATGCTGGCGCCGCTGCTCGCCGTCATCCCGCTCCAACTGCTCGCCTACCGCGTCGCGCGGCTGCGCGGGCTCGACGTCGACCAGCCGCGCAACCTCGCCAAGACCGTCACGGTCGAGTGA
- a CDS encoding DMT family transporter yields the protein MEILLALAAALLFALGTVLQQRAGLDGSGAAEGSSGGLLLRMARRPVWLAGIAADALGFVAQAIALTIGRLAVVQPLLVSSVVFALPLGARLTGQRIRRSDVIAAAVVTAALAVFLLVANPSGGRDDAPLREWLIAAAVFGGISAVLVVAARRAAPAPKAALLGIATGLLFGLSAALTKTVGDQVTEGVLTIFTDWHLYALIVVGYASMTLSQLSLQTGVLAPAIATSMAFDPIASVILGTTLLQESLHTSTAGALAALAALAAALAGLAVLARTAPAAESRSELV from the coding sequence GTGGAGATCCTGCTCGCGCTCGCGGCCGCGCTCCTGTTCGCGCTTGGGACCGTGCTGCAGCAGCGGGCCGGCCTCGACGGGTCCGGTGCCGCGGAGGGCTCCAGCGGCGGGCTGCTGCTGCGGATGGCGCGGCGGCCCGTCTGGCTCGCCGGGATCGCCGCCGACGCGCTCGGCTTCGTCGCGCAGGCGATCGCGCTGACGATCGGCCGGCTCGCGGTCGTCCAGCCACTGCTCGTTTCCAGCGTCGTCTTCGCGCTGCCGCTCGGCGCGCGCCTGACCGGGCAGCGGATCCGCCGCTCCGACGTGATCGCCGCCGCGGTCGTGACCGCCGCGCTCGCCGTCTTCCTGCTCGTCGCGAATCCGTCCGGCGGCCGCGACGATGCGCCGCTGCGCGAGTGGCTGATCGCCGCCGCCGTCTTCGGCGGCATCAGCGCCGTGCTCGTGGTCGCCGCGCGGCGTGCCGCGCCGGCGCCGAAGGCCGCGCTGCTCGGGATCGCGACCGGCCTGCTGTTCGGGCTCAGCGCCGCGCTGACGAAGACCGTCGGCGACCAGGTCACCGAGGGCGTCCTGACGATCTTCACCGACTGGCACCTCTACGCGCTGATCGTCGTCGGCTACGCGTCGATGACGCTCAGCCAGCTGTCGCTCCAGACCGGCGTCCTCGCCCCGGCGATCGCGACGTCGATGGCGTTCGACCCGATCGCCTCGGTGATCCTCGGCACGACGCTCCTGCAGGAGTCCCTCCACACCTCCACGGCCGGCGCCCTCGCCGCCCTGGCGGCCCTCGCCGCGGCCCTCGCAGGCCTCGCCGTCCTCGCCCGGACCGCGCCCGCCGCGGAGAGTCGTAGCGAACTGGTGTAG
- a CDS encoding patatin-like phospholipase family protein encodes MPSRRGVALVLTATGARGAYEIGALSVVLPELERRGEAVTVLCGAGAGAVNAALLGSLAHLPAAVQVELAIERWQRLARDDAAGSLRFSTLPLTLARLAGDALGLPGIRAGGLLDPQPLKCYLDRHLDWDAVHRNVASGTLDAVCVVATQLATGLPLAFVESATRGAPPDDDDLRYLPTRLTSEHVQASAAIPLVQPAAHVEEPEQARGWYADGATRLTRPLAPARALGAQRLVVVGCEPPEAPFAARGAPSRRLVDVIANMLDGLLVDHIAGDVQRLAASNELAAAEGRRDGAIPYAFVAPRHGRPLGPLAQEAFGRRYGGVRAAGRPETALLGRLLRGRADTGGDLLSILALTPEHVDALVTAGRRDAARWMRSHPGVWRDATEPAVTREPADLASFGERRRRRPRRRPAAVPA; translated from the coding sequence ATGCCTAGCCGCCGCGGCGTCGCGCTCGTCCTCACAGCGACCGGTGCCCGCGGGGCTTACGAGATCGGCGCGCTCTCGGTCGTGCTGCCCGAGCTGGAGCGGCGCGGCGAGGCGGTCACCGTCCTCTGCGGCGCGGGCGCCGGCGCGGTCAACGCCGCGCTGCTCGGATCGCTCGCGCACCTGCCCGCGGCCGTGCAGGTCGAGCTGGCGATCGAACGCTGGCAGCGTCTCGCGCGCGACGATGCCGCCGGCTCGCTGCGCTTCTCCACCCTGCCGCTGACGCTCGCGCGCCTCGCAGGCGACGCCCTCGGCCTGCCCGGGATCCGCGCCGGCGGCCTGCTCGACCCGCAGCCGCTGAAGTGCTATCTCGACCGTCACCTCGACTGGGATGCGGTCCACCGTAACGTCGCGTCCGGGACGCTCGACGCCGTCTGCGTCGTCGCGACGCAGCTCGCGACCGGTCTGCCGCTGGCGTTCGTCGAGTCCGCGACCCGCGGCGCACCGCCGGACGACGACGACCTGCGGTACCTCCCGACCCGGCTGACGAGCGAGCACGTGCAGGCATCGGCGGCGATCCCGCTCGTGCAGCCGGCCGCGCACGTCGAGGAGCCCGAGCAGGCGCGCGGTTGGTACGCGGACGGCGCGACGCGCCTCACCAGGCCGCTCGCACCGGCACGTGCGCTCGGCGCGCAACGGCTGGTCGTCGTCGGCTGCGAGCCGCCGGAAGCGCCGTTCGCCGCCCGCGGCGCTCCGTCGCGGCGCCTCGTCGACGTGATCGCGAACATGCTCGACGGTCTGCTCGTCGACCACATCGCCGGCGACGTGCAGCGCCTCGCGGCGTCCAACGAGCTGGCGGCGGCCGAGGGGCGCCGCGACGGCGCGATCCCGTACGCGTTCGTCGCTCCGCGCCACGGACGTCCGCTCGGTCCGTTGGCGCAGGAGGCGTTCGGGCGCCGGTACGGCGGCGTGCGCGCCGCGGGACGGCCCGAGACGGCGCTGCTCGGCCGGCTGCTGCGCGGCCGCGCCGACACCGGCGGGGACCTGCTGTCGATCCTCGCCCTCACACCCGAGCACGTCGATGCGCTCGTTACCGCCGGGCGGCGCGACGCCGCCCGCTGGATGCGCTCGCATCCCGGCGTCTGGCGTGACGCGACGGAGCCCGCCGTCACGCGCGAGCCAGCAGACCTCGCCTCGTTCGGCGAGCGGCGCCGCCGACGGCCGCGGCGCAGGCCCGCGGCGGTTCCGGCCTAG
- a CDS encoding amino acid permease, protein MTGSNLDAVLEQARRDRARLDGGAMGTVSLTALGIASVVGAGIFVTTGTAAAQFAGPAVVFSFLLAGLAAGVTALCYAEMAAMIPAAGSTYSYAYATFGTFLAWFIGWDLLLEYLFAASTVAVGWSGYFDAMLQSIGITLPHSLTNAPFQDNGGVVNLPAIAIVFLTCGLLWFGARESAKANNAMVALKLAVLLAFVAFGVFYVTQANWEPFMPANTGEFGEFGVSGVLRAAGVVFFAYVGFDAVSTAASEARDPQRTIPIGLMLTVAISTGLYVLIGVVMTGMVDYRQLDVADPIAAAVRAAGPSLGWLEAAVSIAAVIGLAATVMVTFYGQTRIFMRMASDGMLPDRLGKVSGRYKTPGNATLVCAVAGGLCAGFTPIDVLTNLVSIGTLLSFVIVSGAVLVLRRRRPELERPFRVPFVNIVAPAGMLSAAALIALLPITTWIRLIVWLLIGLVIFFAYSKPRSEARMAQVASES, encoded by the coding sequence ATGACGGGCTCCAACCTCGACGCGGTCCTCGAACAGGCCAGACGTGACCGCGCCCGTCTCGACGGCGGGGCGATGGGCACCGTCAGCCTGACGGCGCTCGGGATCGCGTCCGTCGTCGGCGCCGGCATCTTCGTCACGACCGGCACCGCGGCCGCGCAGTTCGCCGGGCCGGCGGTCGTCTTCTCGTTCCTGCTCGCCGGCCTGGCCGCCGGTGTGACGGCGCTCTGCTACGCCGAGATGGCGGCGATGATCCCGGCCGCCGGCTCGACGTACTCCTACGCGTACGCGACCTTCGGCACGTTCCTGGCGTGGTTCATCGGCTGGGACCTGCTGCTGGAGTACCTGTTCGCCGCCTCGACGGTGGCGGTCGGCTGGTCGGGCTACTTCGACGCGATGCTGCAGTCGATCGGGATCACGCTGCCGCACTCGCTCACGAACGCGCCGTTCCAGGACAACGGCGGCGTCGTGAACCTGCCGGCGATCGCGATCGTCTTCCTCACCTGCGGGCTGCTGTGGTTCGGCGCGCGCGAGTCGGCGAAGGCGAACAACGCGATGGTCGCGCTGAAGCTGGCGGTGCTGCTCGCGTTCGTCGCGTTCGGCGTCTTCTATGTGACGCAGGCGAACTGGGAGCCGTTCATGCCCGCGAACACGGGCGAGTTCGGTGAGTTCGGCGTCTCCGGCGTGCTGCGCGCGGCCGGCGTCGTCTTCTTCGCCTACGTCGGCTTCGACGCCGTCTCCACAGCGGCGTCGGAGGCGCGCGATCCGCAGCGCACGATCCCGATCGGCCTGATGCTGACGGTCGCGATCTCGACGGGGCTGTACGTCCTGATCGGCGTCGTGATGACCGGCATGGTCGACTACCGCCAGCTCGACGTCGCCGACCCGATCGCCGCGGCGGTGCGCGCGGCCGGACCGTCGCTGGGGTGGCTGGAGGCGGCCGTCTCGATCGCCGCCGTGATCGGCCTCGCCGCGACGGTGATGGTGACCTTCTACGGCCAGACGCGGATCTTCATGCGGATGGCGTCGGACGGGATGCTGCCCGACCGCCTCGGCAAGGTCAGCGGCCGCTACAAGACGCCGGGGAACGCGACGCTCGTCTGCGCGGTCGCGGGCGGGCTGTGCGCCGGCTTCACGCCGATCGACGTGCTCACCAACCTCGTCTCGATCGGCACGCTGCTGTCGTTCGTGATCGTCTCCGGCGCCGTGCTCGTGCTGCGCCGCCGCCGACCGGAGCTGGAGCGCCCGTTCAGGGTCCCGTTCGTCAACATCGTCGCGCCGGCCGGCATGCTCTCGGCCGCCGCGCTGATCGCGCTGCTGCCGATCACGACCTGGATCCGCCTGATCGTCTGGCTGCTGATCGGCCTCGTGATCTTCTTCGCCTACTCGAAGCCACGCTCGGAAGCGCGGATGGCTCAGGTCGCGTCGGAGTCCTGA
- a CDS encoding SDR family oxidoreductase has protein sequence MTMTDTERGPVLLTGATGFLGMELLARYLERTDRTVYALVRASDEQEATARLRAAAREVVPWASRFDDRLVAVRADLQAPGLGLSAVQRGVLAQEVTEIVHAAASVEFTLPLDEARAINVAGTQAMLELAEHCHAHGGLRGFSHVSTAYVGGTHSGTFGEDDLDLGQRFRNTYEQTKWEAERLVRSYADRLPLQIFRPSIVVGERRSGWTPAFNVIYAPLKAFAKGATLPVMPARRASPVDVVPVDYVADAIFTLAGRAGASGETYSLAAGPDASSVGELLDLSADAFERRRPLAVAPALYRRTVHRALLHSSTGARRRWLKRSEVFFPYFALRTHYDTRRAHAALTREGIHMPPLHDYFQRLVDYAVAAHWGERPLSRVDAAREALHRERRLHAPHVHERRLEHVHTHA, from the coding sequence ATGACGATGACGGACACCGAGCGCGGCCCCGTGCTCTTGACCGGCGCGACCGGGTTCCTCGGGATGGAGCTGCTGGCGCGATACCTCGAGCGGACCGACCGCACCGTCTACGCGCTCGTGCGCGCAAGCGACGAGCAGGAGGCGACGGCGCGGCTGCGTGCGGCCGCGCGCGAGGTCGTGCCGTGGGCGAGCCGGTTCGACGATCGGCTCGTGGCGGTGCGCGCGGACCTGCAGGCGCCAGGCCTGGGCCTCTCGGCCGTCCAACGGGGCGTGCTCGCCCAGGAGGTCACCGAGATCGTCCACGCGGCCGCCTCGGTCGAGTTCACGCTGCCGTTGGACGAGGCGCGGGCGATCAACGTCGCCGGCACCCAGGCGATGCTCGAACTGGCCGAGCACTGCCACGCCCACGGCGGGCTGCGCGGCTTCTCGCACGTCTCGACCGCGTACGTCGGCGGCACCCACAGCGGCACGTTCGGCGAGGACGACCTCGACCTCGGCCAGCGCTTCCGCAACACGTACGAGCAGACCAAATGGGAGGCCGAGCGCCTCGTGCGCTCCTATGCCGACCGGCTGCCGTTGCAGATCTTCCGCCCCAGCATCGTCGTCGGCGAGCGACGCAGCGGCTGGACGCCGGCGTTCAACGTCATCTACGCGCCGCTGAAGGCGTTCGCGAAGGGCGCGACGCTGCCGGTGATGCCTGCCCGGCGCGCGTCGCCGGTCGACGTCGTGCCGGTCGACTACGTCGCCGACGCGATCTTCACGCTGGCGGGGCGGGCGGGTGCTTCAGGCGAGACGTACAGCCTCGCGGCCGGCCCCGACGCCAGCAGCGTCGGCGAGCTGCTCGACCTCTCCGCTGACGCGTTCGAGCGCCGCCGCCCGCTCGCCGTCGCCCCGGCGCTCTACCGCCGCACCGTCCACCGCGCGTTGCTTCACAGCAGCACGGGCGCGCGACGTCGCTGGCTGAAGCGCAGCGAGGTCTTCTTCCCCTACTTCGCTCTGCGGACGCACTACGACACGCGGCGCGCGCACGCGGCGCTCACGCGGGAGGGCATCCACATGCCGCCGCTGCACGACTACTTCCAGCGCCTCGTCGACTACGCGGTCGCCGCGCACTGGGGCGAACGGCCGCTGTCGCGCGTCGACGCCGCACGTGAGGCGCTGCACCGCGAGCGCCGGCTGCACGCGCCGCACGTCCACGAGCGGAGGCTCGAGCATGTCCACACGCATGCCTAG
- a CDS encoding DUF559 domain-containing protein yields the protein MSRRQLLGLGLTPKGIEVRLRARRLLPLHRGVYAVGHARLTRQGEWLAAVLAAGPGAALSHRSAAVLYKLLPERGRRIDVTSTRRRATTNWIETHQTSALPATDLTHRDGVPVTTVTRTLVDLADVLDAGELERAVNEADVERVLDVAALGAALRRAQGRRGGGAERLRGVLAQHHGPVLLRSELERRFKALLVDHALPPAEHNVRVAGWEVDACWPAARLVVDLDSRRYHDTAAARARDARKQQELENAGWTVLRYRTRHLKGGAGATTAEELRASFRTPTRPEPSALPSVASSRRRRSRGRSAARRSGGSRS from the coding sequence GTGAGCCGGCGGCAACTGCTCGGGCTCGGCCTGACGCCGAAAGGGATCGAGGTGCGGCTGAGAGCGCGCCGCCTGCTCCCGCTCCACCGCGGCGTCTACGCCGTCGGGCACGCGCGGCTGACGCGGCAGGGCGAGTGGCTGGCGGCGGTGCTGGCGGCCGGGCCCGGCGCGGCGCTGAGCCACCGCAGCGCGGCGGTGCTGTACAAGCTGCTGCCGGAGCGCGGGCGGCGGATCGACGTGACGAGCACGCGCAGGCGGGCGACGACGAACTGGATCGAGACGCACCAGACGAGCGCGCTCCCGGCCACAGACCTGACGCACCGGGACGGCGTCCCCGTCACGACCGTCACGCGCACGCTCGTCGACCTCGCCGACGTGCTCGACGCGGGCGAGCTCGAGCGCGCGGTCAACGAGGCCGACGTCGAGCGCGTGCTCGACGTCGCGGCGCTCGGCGCCGCGCTGCGCCGCGCGCAGGGCCGGCGCGGCGGCGGCGCGGAGCGGCTGCGCGGCGTGCTGGCGCAGCACCACGGGCCGGTGCTGCTGCGCTCCGAGCTGGAGCGGCGCTTCAAGGCGCTGCTCGTCGACCACGCGCTCCCGCCCGCCGAGCACAACGTGCGCGTCGCTGGCTGGGAGGTCGACGCATGCTGGCCGGCCGCACGGCTCGTCGTCGACCTGGACAGCCGCAGATACCACGACACCGCCGCCGCGCGCGCCCGCGACGCGCGCAAGCAGCAGGAGTTGGAGAACGCGGGCTGGACGGTGCTGCGCTACCGCACGCGCCACCTGAAGGGAGGCGCCGGAGCGACGACGGCGGAGGAGCTGCGCGCGTCGTTCAGGACTCCGACGCGACCTGAGCCATCCGCGCTTCCGAGCGTGGCTTCGAGTAGGCGAAGAAGATCACGAGGCCGATCAGCAGCCAGACGATCAGGCGGATCCAGGTCGTGA